The DNA region GACCAACAACGAGGACTCCGCGCTCGCCGGCGAGCGCCTCGTCGCGGTGGCCGACGGCATGGGTGGACTTCCTGCCGGTGAAGTGGCCAGCGAGATCGTCATCCGGATCCTGGACGAGCTGATCCCGCCCACCGCCCCGGACTCCGCCGCCGACGCGCTGCGCGCCGTGGTGAGCACCGCCAACCAACGCATCCATGCCGCGATCGCCGCCGACCCGGCCCGCGACGGCATGGGTACGACCCTGACCGCCGCCCTGCTGGCCGGGAACACGCTGGTGCTGGCTCAGGTCGGCGACTCCCGTTGCTACCTGCTCCGGGACGGTCGCCTGACCCAGTTGACCCGCGACGACACCTTCGTGCAGGCGCTTGTCGACCAGGGGGCGCTGACCCGGGACCAGGCCCGGCAGCACCCGCAGCGTTCCCTGGTGACCCGCGCGGTGCAGGGCGCGGACGCCCCGCCGACGCTGGGAATGTTGACGGTAGCCGCCGGTGACCGACTGTTGCTGTGCAGTGACGGGCTCTCCGACTATGTGACCGACGATGCGATCGCGGCCACCCTGGGGCTGCACGCCGATCGCCACCAGTGTGGTGAGCAACTGGTCAAGCTGGCCCACCAGGCCGGTGCGCCGGACAACGTCACCGTGGTGATCTCCGACGTCATCGACGACTGAGGCCGCCCGGGTTCATGACCCGAGGGCCGCTGCACGCCATCGGGTCACCGCCCTGCTGATCGTGACGGTGGCCAGGTGTTCGGGGTCCGCCTGCGGCGACGCCGACACCTGCACCACGTACCCCTGACCTGAGATCAGTAGGGGTTGCCGTGACCGGCGACCCGGGCCCGGGTGAGGGCGGCCGGACGCCCCGGCAGGGTGGGGGCGGCGGACAGCGGCGGGCCGTCGGTGTGGGCCCGCTCGGCCATGCCCGCGAACAGCTCCTTGAGGGCCTCGATCGCGGTGACCCGGGGCCGCCAGCCCAACTCGGTCTCGGCCCGCTCGCTGGACATCAGGGGTACGTTCAGCGCCAACTCCACCCACCCGGCGTCGACCGGTTGCAGCCGGGCCCGCCAGGTCAACGCCGCGGCGGTACGCAGCACCGGGGCGGCCACCGGCACCGTCCAGCCGTGGAAGTGCCGAGCCACCAGCTCCGGGGTCAGCACCGGGTCCGTGGCGACATTGAAGGCGCCGCGCGCATCACCCAGAACCGCCCGGGCGTACGCGTCAGCCACGTCGTCGGCATGCACCGCCTGCATCCGCAGCCGCCGGTTGGCCGGCACCAGCGGCAGCCGCCCGAACCGCAGCAGCCGCACCGGCACCAGCGGCCCGAGAAAGTACCGGCTGATCTCCGTACCGGCCTCCCGCTGAAAAATCAGCCCGGGACGCAGCCGTACCACCCGCAACCCCGGATGGGTCCGCTCGATCCCGTCGAGCATCTCCTCCACGGCCGCCTTGTCCCGGCTGTACGACGAGGCCGGCACCCCGGTCGCCGGCCACCGCTCGCTTACCGGCGCGTTCTTCGGCCCCGGCGCGTAGGTGCCGACCGAGGAGGCGTACACCAGGGCCGGCACCCCGGCACGCAACACCGCGTCGACCACCGCCCGGCTACCCTCCACATTGGTACGACGCAACACCCGCCGGTCGTGGCTGGGCTGAATCTGCCAGGCCAGATGCACCACGGCCTCCGCCCCGGTGAAAACCTCCGTCAGCTCCTCCGCCGCACCGGGCAGACCGATGTCACACGAGTGCCACCGAACCCCGTCGTACGGCTCCCCCGCCCCCGCCGGAGGCAGCCGCCGGGCCACCCCGATCACCTGGATGTCGCGCTCGCGCCGCAACCGGCGCAGCAGCGCCGTACCCATGTTCCCGCTCGCCCCCACCACCACGATGCGCATGCTCGGCCCGTACCCGATAAGTCGCCGCCCACGCCTGCGCGGATCACGGCGTCAGGAACCACACCGATCCGGGTTTGCTCAGGTGAGGTCGACGACGATCTTGCCTCGGACCCCGCCCTGCACTGAGCACAGGTCCGCCCAGACCTCAGCTCGGCCCTACCGAGCGAGCAGTGCTCCGAGCAAGCAGGCGAAGGCGGCGACCGAACTGACCGCACGGACCAGGTTCCACCGCACCCAGGGCCCCTCGAACCGCCGCCGGATCGCCGCCAGATCCGCGCTCGCGTCGACCGACCCGGCGGCGTCCAATCGATCGTTGAGCGGCACGTTCGACCGCATTGTCACAGCGAAGGTGACCAGATGGCAGACCAGTGCGGCAACCAGCCAACCGAGCACCGTACCGCCCGCACCGAAGTGACCGAGCACCGCCGCCACGACCAGCAGCGGCCCGCCGAGAAACACCGACAGGAACCAGCCGTTGAGAATCTTCCGGTTGATCGACTGCATGGCACCGACCAGGGTCCGGTCATCGGTCGCCCCAAGACCCGGCATAACCGAGCAGGCGAACGCGAAGAACAACCCGGCCACCAGCCCGGTGCTGAACGTCGCCCCAGCCAGCACGACGATGCGGATCGACTGCGACATGATCAACCTCCCCGCATCCCGAGTGACGACCGCCCGATCCTGCCAGCCGGGTGCGAGTCGCTGATGGCGCGGCACTGTCGTCCGGCCGGATCCGGGGGGTCTGAGCATCGCGCGCCGGGCCACGGGGGTCAGGTAGCCTGTGGGCCGCGGGCCGCTAGCTCAATGGCAGAGCTGTGGACTTTTAATCCATAGGTTCAGGGTTCGAGTCCCTGGCGGCCCACTCTCCCGCATGTCAGCGGCCCTGACCGAGCTTCTGAACGCCGCGATCAGGGCCGGTACAGCAGTAGGTAGTTCACCGGTCCAGCGCGTTGAGCGCGTCACGGGGGGCGGCCAAGCGCCACGGTGCAAGTGTCCGGCAGCGGCAACGTGGCGTCCGAAGCAGCCGTCTTTCGTCTCCTGGTGCAGCAACTCGGCACCGACCCGCTGAAGCTGCCGATCGATAGTCAACTCCCCCTCTAGGTCGACGTCCGCCCAAGTGAGCCCCAACATCTCGCCCTTGCGCAGCCCGGGCACCAGGACCAAGACGTACGCGGCGTAGAGCGGATCGTCTTCGGCGCGAGCCGACTCCAGGAAGCGCCGCGCCTCGTCGCTCGTCCACGCCTTCCGCCTGCGCTTCCGAACCGATGGCAGCTTGACCAGGGATGCGAAGTTTCGGCTGATCAGCCCCTCGTTGATCGCCTGGACAGCAGCGTCCGGAGCACGGGTCCGCAGGTGCGTGACGCTGGTCGGCGACGGCAGGTCCTGGCAGCAGCGGCCAAGCGCACAGCGACGACGGTGGGCAAGCTCTGCCGCTCGTCCGTGCCTTCGGTTGTACAAAGCGAAAGTTTTGCGTCCGGTCCGGATGAAGATCGGAGTTATGCCAGGTCTGCCCTGTCCCAGCCTGGCGGAATCCTCTCCAGGCCGATAAGGACGTCCAGGCCGAGGTGTTCTTTCAACATGTGCTTAAGGTTGCGGCCCTCGATGATTTCGATGCGGCCATTTGCGGCGGCGAAGTCGCGGCTCGCCTTGCCCACCCACGATGTAGTGACTAACACACCTTTGGCGGCTCGCTTGTGATCCATCACTCCGGCAAGTGCGTGTACAGCTTCAAGGCCGACGATTTTGCTGTACCGCTTAGCCTGGATGATGCAAAGCCCGCCCACGATTGGATCTTCGTTGACAGCGACACCGTCGACGCCTTCGTCTTTGGACGCCTGCGTCACCCAGGACTTCATTCCAATGCTCTCGAATAGTCGACGGATAAGGTGCTCGAACTCTCCGGGAGAGAGCGTAAGTAGATCCGTCCGGCTATCCAGGCCAGCAACGACGTCCATCTCGTCAACGAACTTGTACTTCGAGAGGTCGAAGGACACTACTGGCCGGACGCCTTCCAGGTCGTACGGATGTGGGGAAACAATGGCGTTCAGGTGGCTGCGAAGACACAGCACTGGATCCAGCTCTGGCTCATCGAGCTGCACCATGGCGAACTTGTCCCGCTCCGCACCTACGCTCATCAGCAGTGGCCGAATGGCGCGGCCAGTCGCTTTGTCCTTGGTTGTGGCGTAGCCGTTGAAGACGATGCCGGTTACGAGTTCCGAAGGCGTTGCCTCGAAAGCTTCGGATATGGTGCGCAATGTTAGCCGCGCAAGGAGGTCGCCGTAGAGCTTCTTAGTCTCGGGTTCCTTGCGCGGGACGGCAACCATGCCCTTCCCCGTTGTGTAACGGTAGGCAACGACGGTTGGCACGACATCCCGGAGCGGTAGTTCGTACTCGATCAGCAGTTCTCTGGAGGCAGGGTCGTAGTGAGCGGCAGCCTTGCCTGTCAGGCCCTCCGGGTATCGGGACTGGGCGAGTACGTGTTGCAGGCGCTCAACAAACGCGGGTGGTCCGCCGTTCGACAGGGCCGCCGCAAGTTCTAGGGCATACTCGCTGGCTCGCCTGTTTCTCCGGGCCAGCAGCTGGCCGTACTCGGCAACCTTCGTACTGATGGCATCGGTTCGAAATTCGGCCTCTGCGATCTTGCGGGCGTGCGCCTCCCGCTCCGCCAGGCGCTTCACGGCGGACTCCTCCTGCGCCTTTGTACGGGCATCAGCAGCTCGGCGTCGCTCCTCGGTGCGTTCGCGCTGGACAGCTTCCCGGGCTGCCTTCGCCGCCGCCTGGTCGGCGAGACGTTTCTCCTGCAATTGATGTCTTAAGCGCGCTGCCTCGGCTTTCTTCGCCGCAGCCTCCGCTTGCTTTGCCTCCCGGCGCGCCTCCGCTTCCTGACGCTTTTGCTCGGCAATCAGCTCACGGTGCCAGCGTGCCTCTGCTTGCGCCTGCAACTTCTTGGCCTGCTTGCGGGCGTCGAGCATCTGAGCAATCAGGCCCTTACGTCGCGCCATACGTCCTCCGAAGCTCCACCAGAGACAGACACGACCGTAACCCACCGACAACGCAGTGAGAAGCTTGCGCAACTCTATGTAGTTGAGGTACCGCAGCGGTTCGGTGCCGTTGGTCGGATACTTGCCAGATGGTGGAGGGACAGGACGTCGGGTCGACGCGGTGGACGATCCATGGTGAGCGGGTGGTGGATGGTAGCCGGCGGGCGCGGTTGAGCATCGCTGATGTCGAGTTGCCGGATGGGGCCCGCTTCGAGCAGTACGTGATTCGGGCGCCTCGGTCGGCGATGGTCGCGGTGCTTGACGGTCAGGGGCGGCTGTTGCTGATGCGGCGGCACCGGTTCGTGTTCGATCGATGGGTGTGGGAGCTGCCGGGCGGCTACGTCGATGAGGGTGAGGATGTGGCGGCGTGTGCGGTCCGGGAGGTTGAGGAGGAGACCGGGTGGCGTCCGGGTGTGGTGGAGCCGTTGTTGGCGTTTCAGCCGTGGGTGGCGACCGCGGACGCGGAGAACCTGCTGTTCCTTGCCAGGAACGCTGAGCACATCGGCGCTCCGGTGGATGTCAACGAGGCCGAGCAGGTCGCCTGGATTCCGTTGGATGAGGCAAGGCATCTCGTCTCCCAGGGCGAGATTGTGGGTGCCGGTACGGTGATCGCGGTGCTGGATCTGGTGGCGCGCAAGGCCCAGGGCGAGTTGTAGTCAGCGGCGTTGGCCGAGGGCGGCGTCGATACGGGTGATGAAGTGTCGTACGGCTGGTCGGCGGCGGTGTGGCATGAGGTCCGTTTGTAGGTCACGCACGTAGCGGACGGCGCGGGCGGACTTCAGTTGCGTGGTCAGGGTGAGAGCCTGGCCGCCGATGACGCTGGCGCGGTCGGGTTCGCCGTGGCGGGCTTGGGTGGTGGCCAGGAGTGCGAGGTTGAAGGCTTTGCCGCGTACGTAGCGCTCGTCCATCCGCAAAGAGCGGGCGGCGAAGCGTTCGGCTTGACGGTGTTGGCCGAGGGCGTTGAAGCAGTGGCCGAACTTGGCGGACAGGTATGCCTCGTCGAAGTAGCCGAGCCACTGCGGGTCGCCGCTGCGGTCGGCTCGGTCGAGGGCTTGTTCTGCCTGGTGTAGTGCGGTGGCGCAGGCGTGTTCGTCGCGGGCGGCAGCGTGGGCGTGGGCTTCCATGACCAGCGCTTCGGCGGTCAGCACGGTGATTCCGGCGCGCTGGGCGGTCTGCCGGGCGGCGCGGGCGAGGTCGACGGCGGTGGCGGTGTGGCCGAGGTAGGTGGCTTGGTGGCTCATCGCGGCGAGGATCTCGGCGCCCAGGCCGGCGTCGTCGGCGTTTCGGGCCAGGTCGAGGGCATGGGTGAGGTAGCGCTGGGCGAGGCCGTGTTCGGCCATGTCGTACGCCTGCCAGCCGGCGAGTTGCGTCAGCTCGGCGACGGCGGTGAGCAGCTTGCGGCCGGTTGCCGGATCGTATCGGCCTTCGGTCACCAGGGGCGTGACCTCGTGATGGAGGTAGCGCGTGACGTTGGTGCGGGCGTGGCCGCCGCCGTGCTGGTTGTCGAGTCGCCGGTAGGTGGCGGTCATCTCGCGGATGGTGTCGATGTCGGGCTGACCGACCGTTCGGCGACCGTCCTGCGCGACGGGCTGCGTGCTGGTTGCGGTGAACCAGCGCAGGGCGGGCAGGGTGTACGCGGCGGAGCTGAATACGGTTTGGCGGAGCAGTTCTCGACGGTTCACGTCGCCTTCCCATAACTGCGCGGCAGCGCGGACGTCCTCGTGCCAGGAGCGGTTTGCCGGAAGATCACTGTGCCGGGTGTTCCGGTGGTCGGCCATGTCCGCGCGATATGACCGCTGGCGAGGCGCGAGGCCGAGCGTCATCCGTGCCTCGTCAGGCATGGCGCAGCCGTCGGCGATGCGCTCCAGCACGTCGATGGAGGTCACCTTCCGGCCGGCGATGATCCGACTGACGTAGCCCTGCTCCAGACCGACGGCGGCCCCGATGCGGGTCTGACTCGCGCCGGTGTGCCGAGTAAACAGCCGGAACAGGGAACCGATGTCGCGGGCAGCAAGAGCCGCGCGTAGATCCTGGTGCGACCAGAGGTCTTCGGGAATCCGTAGATGATCGAGCGGCACAACGGCTCCAAGCGTCGTCGGACGACTACTCATGGTGCTCGATCTGGAGCCTAGAGATGTTGTCCGGGCAGGTCGAGGCCGCCCATGTCACCGTGACATGACCAGCCGACATGGCCGCCACGCCTAGTCCGACGGAATCGTCTCGGACATGTTCTTCGATGCCGACAAGGCACTGGGGCTGGCGTGGGCGGGCAATCGCCACAACTCAGAGGCTCCTGTCTGGTCCGCCTTTCCGGCAATGGGCGAGGAGGCGGGATCATCGTGACGCTCCGACCGCACCTGTACGTGCTGATCCGGTGGCTACTGCGGCAGCCCGAGTCACCACCACCGCCGGGGACCGGACGGCGATACCAAGACGCCGAGCAGGCGGCGGCCCGGCGACGGCTGCTCGACCAGGCGGCACACCTGCGCTCCCACGGCAACCATGGGCCGACGTGGGACACGCCGACCGATCGGTACCACGAGCCTGGGCGGGGGGAACTCCGGTGAGCCGAACCGTGGCCGATTCAGCCGGCCGACCAACTCCCAGAGGCCAGCGCGTCTCGTACGACGAGTACCTCTCCGCCACCGCGTTGACGTTCGCGCGGCGACACCGGCCGGTCTGGTCCTGGCAGAAGTGGCGGCGGATCTGCCGCTGCGGTGCCGACCTGCCCTGCCACGCCCGGCACCGCATCCCCATCAACCGTGGCCACTGGCCAGGAGAGGAGGCGCAGTGAAAGACGACCAAGAGCACACGATCCTCGCCGTACACATCCGAGGGCTCGACGGCATGTGCGCCGGCTGCCGCGCCTGGTGGTCACGGCTGGCCCCGTACCCCTGCTGGCAGGTGGACTGGGCGACCAGCCGGCAGGCCCGCGCGAGCGTCGCCCGGTTCCTGGGCGGTGTGCGGTGACCACCCACGGCCCGGTGCTACCGATCTGGACCTGCGGCGGCTGCGACCTGCCCTGGCCGTGCCCGACCCGGCGGCGAGAGCTACGCGCGGAGTACGCCGACGCGCCGGTGTCGCTGGCTCTCTACCTCGGCGTCTCTCTCGTCCAGGCCGCCGAGGACATGCCCTGGGCACCGGCCGGCGCGCTGCACCGACGGTTCATCGGCTGGGCCAGACAGCCGCCAGCAGTACAGCAGCGCAGCACAGCAGCCGTGCCAGCCCAACCAGGCCGATAAGCGCGCCAGCAGCCCGGATGACCTCGCACCACACCCCAGGCAATCCCAGAGTTCAGGGTTGCCTGCGGACGGAATCAGCCGGCGCTGAGAGGGCCGTCCGGTCACACCTTGAGGACGTCCACCTCGTACAGCGGTATCGACGCGTCGCGAGTGGCGAGCGTCAGGCCCTCGCTGATCGCCTGTGCCACGAGCATGCGATCGATGGGGTCGCGGTGGTGGGGTGGCAGGCGGCCGGCTGCGATGGCGTGGGCATGGGTCACTGGAAGTTCACGAAAACCCATGCCCCTTACTCGCTCAGCGAGGTCAGAGGGACCTCCAAGCTTCCCGGCGCTCTGCTTGATAGTGATCTCCCAGAGGCTGACCGGGGAGAGAAAGATGTCTGGCTCGTGGCGTAGCTGATCGAGGAGTTCGGCACCAAGGGTCGCGTCGCCGGTGATGGCCCAGAGTGCGACGTGGGTATCGAGCAGCAGAGTCATGCGCCGATGCCGAAGTCGGCGGCGATCTCGGCGTTGGTCCGGGGCGAGTCCCAGTCGCCCGAGAGGTCCAGTTGCCCGGCGAGGGAGCCGATTGCCGTGCGGTTGGCCCGTCGGACAAGCGGCACCACCTTCGCCACCGGAGTTCCCGCCCGGTCGATGATGATCTCTTCGCCCCGTTCCACCCGTTCGATGATGCGCGACAGGTGAGTCTTGGCATCGTGCATGTTGTAGTGCACAGCTTCAGCCGACATCATGCGATCCCCTCGTTTAGCTAACAGCTTAGCCAACCCGACCGGGTCCGTCACCGAGCGCCACCAGAAAACCAGGCAAACCCATCAGGGGTCGCGGCTGGCCCCGTACCCGTGCTGGCAGGTGGACTGGGCGACCAGCCGGCAGGCCCGCGCGAGCGTCGCCCGGTTCCTGGGCGGTGTGCGATGACCACCCACGGCCCCGTCATGCCGATCTGGAGCTGCGGCGGCTGCGACCTGCCCTGGCCGCGTCCGACCCGGCGGCAAGAGCTACGCGCGGAGTACGCCGAACCCGGCCGAGAAACGCGCCAGCAGCCCGGATGACCTCGAACCACACCGCAGAAGGCCAGGCTGCCGGCAAATCCACAGGTTCAGGGTTCGAGTCCCCGGCGGCCACCTTGTTGATCTTTCATGCGAACCAGTTGATCGCGGCCCGTCGTGACGCTTGGCTCGACTTCTCGACGGGACTGTGGCTGGCCACGGCGGCGCGGTGCTGGACGGGCCGGGATGCTGTCCTGCGGCCAGTTGCATGACGACGGCACGCAGACTACGGCAGGGCCGTGCCCCTCGGCGGAAGGAGTGGTCCGGTCCTTATTCGTAGTGGTAGCGGCACTGCGCGATCTGCACTGTGTCGTCCATGATCCGGTATACGAGGCGGTGTTCCTGGTCGATTCGCCTCGACCAGAACCCCGCCCAGTTTCCGCGGAGCTGCTCCGGTTTGCCGATGCCTTGGTGGCCGTTGCGTCGGATGTCCTCGATCAAGGCGTTCACTCGTCTGAGCATCTGGCGATCTCGTTGCCAGGTCAGATAGTCTTCCCAGCCTCGGCCGGCGAACTGGACCTTCACGCTGCCGACGCCTCGCCTGAACTGGCGTCGGGGTCGATCAGGTCGTGCATCTCCCCACCCCCGTTGCGCAGCTCTTCGACGGCTTCATTCAGACGGCGCGCGTTGGCGGGGCTGGCCATCAGGTAGGCCGTCTCCTTCAACGACTCATACTCACGCAGCGAGATGATGACCGCGGCCTCCCTGCCTGAGCGGGTGACCACCACTTCCTCGGCGTCGTCCACGACATGGTCGAGCATCTTGGCCAGGTTCTGCCGGACTTCTGAGTAGGGAACGGTGCGCATGCTGCTGCCTCCCAAACGTTACGTACAATAAATTGTACAACTTGCCAGGCTGCTTGTCAGATGGTTCAACGTCTGACCCTGGAACTGTCGATCAGCCTCAGGAGCGGCGCGGGCGTAGCGGCAACGGCTCACCGGCGATCGCGGCGGTGTGGTTCGCATGGTGGCACCTCCGGCCCACCACCCACGCCGATGAGCTGCGTTGACTCCGGGCGAAATTATTTTCGGCACAACCAGGGCACGACTCAACTCCGGCCTTGGTCGATGGGAGCTTCCGCCGCTGTCTGCTGCAGGGATGTCGCCGACCAATCCGCGTGGGCGGTCCCTCCTCGGCAGCCAGCGAGGCGGGACGGCGGCTGGCCTCCAGGGCGGTCGATCGGCTCCAGCCACGGCTCCGCCAAAAGATGATCAACATACCGAGAGGTCCTCACCAGCTTGGCACAAAGTACGGCCGGCGGTATGTGGTGGACAGTGGCTGGCGAGCGTGGTTGAGCAATCGCTGACATGGAGTTTGTCGCTGGGAAGGCGCTGAGCGGCGCGACGGACCGGTCAGGAGTCAGGGCTTGTTCGGCAGGAGGCGCCGACCGAGCGCCTGGATTCGATTCGCAAGGTCGGCGGGCTGAAGCTCCGACTTGATGCGGTAGAGGTAGGCGTGTGCAGGTAGCCCGCCGAGTTCCCCTCTGCGGGCGTGCCTGCGGTCCTGCCATACCTGCCACACGCTCAACGCCGCTGCCCCCGCGATGAGCAGCGACTGCTCCTTGAGTGCGATGGCGGCGGCGACCGCAGCGAGGCCGACGGGTACCTCCGTCTTTATGTTGATGAGAGCCAGCGTCGTGTCGATGCGCGCGTCTTTGAGTCGTCGTTCCAGGTCGGCAAGGTGTGGCTGGATCAGCTTTTCGTGTTGCACGTGCAGGTGATCGCGCAGGGCATCCGGGTCGCAAATGCCGTCCACGTCGATGCTGGCGACCATAGCCTTGATCCGCTGCTGGAAGGCATCACGCTCGGCCGCGTACCGCTCGCGGAATTTGATCAGTTGATGTGCCGACACACCCTCCATATCGGCTGGGACCACCATGCGCAGGCTCAGCCCTGCCATGAACTGTTCCGCCTCGTACGTGGAGCGTGGACGCGGCTCCGCCGTGTCGCCAAGCAGTGCCTCGGCGAGGCGTTCCATCCCGAAGTCTCCGAGACCGACATGGCTGAGGGCGTCATCGGTGATTGGCTGTGCCCCTCGTCGGCTGGCGACCGCTCGGGCGAGGGCAGTCATGTACAGGCTGGCCAACTTCGGGTGCATGCCGACCCATCGGGGATCCCGCGACCCACCCGGTTCGGCGAGTGAGAGCTGCTCCAGCTGGTCCAGCAGTTGCGGGTTGATCTTCGGGCCGAAGACGTAGGCGAGTTTGGGGTTTCCGAAATGAGCGGCATGCGATTGGACTGTTGTCGGCTCGTCGGGCCAGCCTTCGGAGAGGTGCAATCCGTACCGACGGCGGAGTTGATCACCATGGCTGGCCAGCAACTCCCGGAAGACCCACGCTGATTCTTCCTGCTCCCTGACGGGATGGAAGTCTCGGATGTAGCCGGCGTCCTTGAACTCCCTGACGGTGTCGCTATCGCGCAGGCTGTATCGACTGGGCACAATGCGGCCCATTCGGTCCCAGTAGAGCGATGTGAGCTTCAACCAGGCTTCATCACGGAAATGGATGAACGGGTAATACAGCCCTATGCGTGCACCCACTTGCCCTCCCCGTGAAACCGAATTGTTCCGATGAGCTGGTAGCGCGGAAGCCGACTGCGGCGCGGTCAGCCCGTGGTACGAGCAGCGTAGACGCGGCGAACCAGTTGGCGTGTCAGCGGCGTACGGTGACCTTTGCGCTGGTGGCCTTGCCGTTGGCGTGGCCGGCCTTGCGGGCGATCACCGTGACGGTGAGCTTCTTGCCGCGCATCTTCGAGGTCAGCTTCAGCGTCTTGCCGGTCGCTCCCTTGATCAGCTTCCCGTTGAGCCGCCACTCGTACTTGTAGGAGTCCGCCTTCGGTGACCAGGTGCCGACCAGGGCC from Micromonospora sp. NBC_01739 includes:
- a CDS encoding Txe/YoeB family addiction module toxin, giving the protein MKVQFAGRGWEDYLTWQRDRQMLRRVNALIEDIRRNGHQGIGKPEQLRGNWAGFWSRRIDQEHRLVYRIMDDTVQIAQCRYHYE
- a CDS encoding type II toxin-antitoxin system Phd/YefM family antitoxin is translated as MSAEAVHYNMHDAKTHLSRIIERVERGEEIIIDRAGTPVAKVVPLVRRANRTAIGSLAGQLDLSGDWDSPRTNAEIAADFGIGA
- a CDS encoding helix-turn-helix domain-containing protein; its protein translation is MPLDHLRIPEDLWSHQDLRAALAARDIGSLFRLFTRHTGASQTRIGAAVGLEQGYVSRIIAGRKVTSIDVLERIADGCAMPDEARMTLGLAPRQRSYRADMADHRNTRHSDLPANRSWHEDVRAAAQLWEGDVNRRELLRQTVFSSAAYTLPALRWFTATSTQPVAQDGRRTVGQPDIDTIREMTATYRRLDNQHGGGHARTNVTRYLHHEVTPLVTEGRYDPATGRKLLTAVAELTQLAGWQAYDMAEHGLAQRYLTHALDLARNADDAGLGAEILAAMSHQATYLGHTATAVDLARAARQTAQRAGITVLTAEALVMEAHAHAAARDEHACATALHQAEQALDRADRSGDPQWLGYFDEAYLSAKFGHCFNALGQHRQAERFAARSLRMDERYVRGKAFNLALLATTQARHGEPDRASVIGGQALTLTTQLKSARAVRYVRDLQTDLMPHRRRPAVRHFITRIDAALGQRR
- a CDS encoding NAD-dependent epimerase/dehydratase family protein, whose translation is MRIVVVGASGNMGTALLRRLRRERDIQVIGVARRLPPAGAGEPYDGVRWHSCDIGLPGAAEELTEVFTGAEAVVHLAWQIQPSHDRRVLRRTNVEGSRAVVDAVLRAGVPALVYASSVGTYAPGPKNAPVSERWPATGVPASSYSRDKAAVEEMLDGIERTHPGLRVVRLRPGLIFQREAGTEISRYFLGPLVPVRLLRFGRLPLVPANRRLRMQAVHADDVADAYARAVLGDARGAFNVATDPVLTPELVARHFHGWTVPVAAPVLRTAAALTWRARLQPVDAGWVELALNVPLMSSERAETELGWRPRVTAIEALKELFAGMAERAHTDGPPLSAAPTLPGRPAALTRARVAGHGNPY
- a CDS encoding PP2C family protein-serine/threonine phosphatase is translated as MTLILRSAILNDIGLVRTNNEDSALAGERLVAVADGMGGLPAGEVASEIVIRILDELIPPTAPDSAADALRAVVSTANQRIHAAIAADPARDGMGTTLTAALLAGNTLVLAQVGDSRCYLLRDGRLTQLTRDDTFVQALVDQGALTRDQARQHPQRSLVTRAVQGADAPPTLGMLTVAAGDRLLLCSDGLSDYVTDDAIAATLGLHADRHQCGEQLVKLAHQAGAPDNVTVVISDVIDD
- a CDS encoding DUF6236 family protein, with translation MGARIGLYYPFIHFRDEAWLKLTSLYWDRMGRIVPSRYSLRDSDTVREFKDAGYIRDFHPVREQEESAWVFRELLASHGDQLRRRYGLHLSEGWPDEPTTVQSHAAHFGNPKLAYVFGPKINPQLLDQLEQLSLAEPGGSRDPRWVGMHPKLASLYMTALARAVASRRGAQPITDDALSHVGLGDFGMERLAEALLGDTAEPRPRSTYEAEQFMAGLSLRMVVPADMEGVSAHQLIKFRERYAAERDAFQQRIKAMVASIDVDGICDPDALRDHLHVQHEKLIQPHLADLERRLKDARIDTTLALINIKTEVPVGLAAVAAAIALKEQSLLIAGAAALSVWQVWQDRRHARRGELGGLPAHAYLYRIKSELQPADLANRIQALGRRLLPNKP
- a CDS encoding restriction endonuclease; protein product: MARRKGLIAQMLDARKQAKKLQAQAEARWHRELIAEQKRQEAEARREAKQAEAAAKKAEAARLRHQLQEKRLADQAAAKAAREAVQRERTEERRRAADARTKAQEESAVKRLAEREAHARKIAEAEFRTDAISTKVAEYGQLLARRNRRASEYALELAAALSNGGPPAFVERLQHVLAQSRYPEGLTGKAAAHYDPASRELLIEYELPLRDVVPTVVAYRYTTGKGMVAVPRKEPETKKLYGDLLARLTLRTISEAFEATPSELVTGIVFNGYATTKDKATGRAIRPLLMSVGAERDKFAMVQLDEPELDPVLCLRSHLNAIVSPHPYDLEGVRPVVSFDLSKYKFVDEMDVVAGLDSRTDLLTLSPGEFEHLIRRLFESIGMKSWVTQASKDEGVDGVAVNEDPIVGGLCIIQAKRYSKIVGLEAVHALAGVMDHKRAAKGVLVTTSWVGKASRDFAAANGRIEIIEGRNLKHMLKEHLGLDVLIGLERIPPGWDRADLA
- a CDS encoding type II toxin-antitoxin system Phd/YefM family antitoxin; translation: MRTVPYSEVRQNLAKMLDHVVDDAEEVVVTRSGREAAVIISLREYESLKETAYLMASPANARRLNEAVEELRNGGGEMHDLIDPDASSGEASAA
- a CDS encoding NUDIX hydrolase translates to MVEGQDVGSTRWTIHGERVVDGSRRARLSIADVELPDGARFEQYVIRAPRSAMVAVLDGQGRLLLMRRHRFVFDRWVWELPGGYVDEGEDVAACAVREVEEETGWRPGVVEPLLAFQPWVATADAENLLFLARNAEHIGAPVDVNEAEQVAWIPLDEARHLVSQGEIVGAGTVIAVLDLVARKAQGEL
- a CDS encoding anthrone oxygenase family protein, with product MSQSIRIVVLAGATFSTGLVAGLFFAFACSVMPGLGATDDRTLVGAMQSINRKILNGWFLSVFLGGPLLVVAAVLGHFGAGGTVLGWLVAALVCHLVTFAVTMRSNVPLNDRLDAAGSVDASADLAAIRRRFEGPWVRWNLVRAVSSVAAFACLLGALLAR
- a CDS encoding type II toxin-antitoxin system VapC family toxin, whose product is MTLLLDTHVALWAITGDATLGAELLDQLRHEPDIFLSPVSLWEITIKQSAGKLGGPSDLAERVRGMGFRELPVTHAHAIAAGRLPPHHRDPIDRMLVAQAISEGLTLATRDASIPLYEVDVLKV